A genomic region of Verrucomicrobiia bacterium contains the following coding sequences:
- the serS gene encoding serine--tRNA ligase, with the protein MLDIKLIREKPDFVRQRLATRGRGDEARIAEIGALDEQRRKLISEGDNLKAERNKVSKEIGALKSKGQDASAQMAAMKQVGERITSLDAEVATLDVKLQDILLVIPNLPHESVTVGKEAADNPEVKRWGEAPKFAFQPKAHWDIGEQLGILDFARATKISGSGFILYKGAGARLERALINFLLDLHTSEHGYTEVFPPFLINRNAMIGTGQLPKFEEDMYRLRDEEMYLAPTAEVPVTNIHRDEILREEQLPIYYAAYTPCFRREAGAAGKETRGMIRVHQFDKVELVKFVKPESSYDELEKLVVNAEKVLQLLGLHYRIVLLCSGDMGNASAKTYDIEVWAPGQNAYLEVSSCSNFEEFQARRANIKFKDAAGKNRFVHTLNGSGTALARLYVALLETYQQADGSVKIPEPLVSYMGGLREIRPA; encoded by the coding sequence ATGCTCGACATCAAACTCATTCGCGAAAAACCTGATTTCGTGCGCCAGCGGCTCGCGACGCGCGGTCGCGGCGACGAGGCGCGGATCGCAGAAATCGGCGCGTTGGACGAGCAACGGCGCAAACTGATTAGCGAAGGCGACAACCTCAAAGCCGAACGCAATAAAGTCAGCAAGGAAATCGGCGCGCTGAAGTCGAAGGGACAGGACGCGAGCGCGCAGATGGCCGCGATGAAGCAGGTCGGCGAACGTATCACGTCTCTTGATGCGGAGGTTGCGACCCTGGATGTCAAGTTGCAGGACATCCTGCTGGTGATCCCCAATCTGCCGCACGAAAGCGTCACGGTGGGCAAGGAGGCGGCGGACAACCCTGAGGTGAAACGCTGGGGTGAAGCGCCGAAGTTTGCGTTTCAACCGAAGGCCCATTGGGACATCGGTGAACAACTTGGTATTTTGGATTTCGCCCGCGCTACCAAAATCTCTGGTAGTGGATTCATTCTGTACAAGGGCGCGGGCGCCCGTTTGGAACGGGCTTTGATCAATTTCCTGCTCGACCTGCACACGAGCGAGCACGGCTACACGGAAGTCTTCCCGCCGTTTCTCATAAATCGCAATGCGATGATCGGCACGGGTCAATTGCCGAAGTTCGAAGAGGACATGTATCGACTGCGCGATGAGGAGATGTATCTCGCGCCGACAGCCGAGGTCCCTGTGACCAACATTCATCGGGACGAGATTCTTCGCGAAGAGCAGTTGCCGATTTATTATGCCGCTTATACGCCGTGCTTTCGACGGGAAGCGGGGGCGGCCGGCAAGGAAACGCGCGGCATGATTCGGGTTCACCAGTTCGATAAAGTGGAACTGGTCAAATTTGTTAAACCGGAATCGAGCTACGACGAACTGGAGAAGCTTGTAGTTAATGCGGAAAAGGTGCTGCAACTGCTCGGTCTCCATTATCGGATCGTGTTGCTTTGTTCCGGCGACATGGGAAATGCCTCGGCAAAAACCTACGACATCGAGGTGTGGGCGCCGGGTCAGAACGCGTATCTCGAGGTCTCGAGTTGCTCGAACTTCGAAGAATTTCAGGCGCGACGCGCGAATATCAAGTTCAAGGACGCCGCTGGCAAGAACCGTTTCGTGCATACACTCAACGGCAGCGGCACGGCGCTGGCCCGTTTGTACGTTGCGCTGCTGGAAACTTATCAGCAGGCTGATGGCAGCGTGAAGATTCCCGAACCGCTGGTATCGTATATGGGTGGGTTGCGGGAAATACGGCCTGCTTAG